A single window of Tuberibacillus sp. Marseille-P3662 DNA harbors:
- a CDS encoding DMT family transporter, with amino-acid sequence MSKKSPVINPYVVVIIAVLSISTSAILVRVATAPPGIIAFYRLLLTIIIMLPYVLKYRQRFKELHMKTAVLCIIAGIFLGFHFILWFQSLSYTSVASSVVLVTLQPLFAFAGAIMIFKENVRAAGVTGALLAVAGSVIITWGDFTVSGQAFYGDILALTACLLITVYLLIGQAVRTTLSLMTYTFMVYTSSTVTLFLFNFLAQNRFYPYPGLDWLMFLLLAILPMLLGHSLLNWAVKWVGVTTISMSILGEPVGSSILAYIFFDEIIRSQQLIGSLIILIGISIYLKFGTRKHDH; translated from the coding sequence ATGTCTAAAAAATCACCGGTTATCAATCCCTATGTTGTCGTTATTATTGCTGTTTTGTCCATATCAACCAGTGCGATTTTAGTTAGGGTAGCAACAGCACCACCTGGTATCATTGCTTTTTACCGTTTATTATTGACAATCATCATTATGCTGCCCTATGTCTTAAAATATCGTCAGCGATTCAAAGAGCTTCATATGAAAACGGCGGTTTTATGTATCATTGCCGGCATTTTCTTAGGATTTCATTTCATCCTATGGTTTCAGTCTCTGAGCTATACGTCTGTCGCGAGTTCCGTCGTGTTAGTGACCTTGCAACCGTTATTTGCTTTTGCCGGTGCAATCATGATTTTTAAAGAAAACGTTCGTGCAGCTGGTGTGACAGGTGCACTGCTAGCCGTTGCTGGGAGTGTCATTATTACATGGGGAGACTTCACTGTTAGTGGACAAGCATTCTATGGGGATATTCTTGCCCTTACCGCTTGTTTATTGATTACCGTTTATTTGTTGATCGGCCAAGCCGTTAGGACGACATTATCACTGATGACTTACACTTTTATGGTTTACACATCATCGACAGTGACACTATTTTTGTTCAATTTTTTGGCTCAGAACCGGTTTTATCCTTATCCTGGGCTCGATTGGTTGATGTTTTTGTTACTCGCCATCCTCCCCATGCTGCTCGGTCACAGTTTGCTCAATTGGGCTGTCAAATGGGTGGGTGTGACAACCATATCCATGAGTATTCTCGGCGAACCCGTCGGATCGTCCATTTTGGCCTATATCTTTTTTGATGAAATCATCAGATCTCAACAACTGATCGGGAGTCTCATTATTTTAATAGGGATTTCTATTTATTTAAAGTTCGGCACAAGAAAACATGATCATTAG
- a CDS encoding o-succinylbenzoate--CoA ligase, giving the protein MNGSTLPHWLNQRAHLTPERIALETDEKSLTFRELNDIARSVARKLRTVGVQSGSHVALLMRNSVDMVISYHALSYLKATAVPLNIRLTAEEQAWQLKDSAPALLLHDTSHETRADNLADQSGVKHCAFNNLLAYDEADVELVREVDMDDSHTMVYTSGTTGRPKGVILTHGNHWWSAVGSALNLGLVAEDKWLACVPLFHVSGLSILMRSVIYGMPVLLHERFSPGAVNDAIRQKGVTIVSVVSATLSRMVNELDAEGYPDQFRCMLLGGGPAPQPLLEQCRDLDIPVFQTYGLSETASQIVTLAPEYMLEKLGSAGKPLFPAQLKIITSQGGEAQPFEHGEIVVKGPNVTIGYYHRPDATKQSLQNGWLKTGDVGYLDTDGFLYVLDRRKDMIISGGENIYPAEIESVLTAHPNIEEAGVIGMEDNRWGQVPVAFVVQKGNHEGLGSQALTTFCQSHLASYKIPKKWVMVDELPRNASNKLLRRELQKLID; this is encoded by the coding sequence ATGAATGGATCGACATTACCCCATTGGCTGAATCAACGGGCCCATTTGACGCCGGAACGGATTGCTTTGGAAACCGATGAGAAATCACTGACGTTTAGAGAATTGAACGATATTGCCCGATCGGTTGCTCGTAAACTTAGGACCGTAGGTGTTCAATCAGGGAGCCATGTTGCCTTGCTGATGCGGAATTCTGTTGATATGGTTATAAGCTATCATGCCTTGTCATACCTCAAAGCAACGGCTGTTCCGCTGAATATCCGGTTAACAGCTGAAGAGCAAGCGTGGCAATTGAAGGATAGTGCTCCCGCTCTTTTATTGCATGATACTTCACATGAAACACGTGCTGATAACCTCGCAGATCAAAGCGGTGTTAAGCATTGTGCTTTTAATAACCTATTAGCTTACGATGAAGCTGATGTTGAACTCGTAAGGGAAGTTGACATGGATGATTCCCATACCATGGTCTATACCTCAGGAACAACCGGACGTCCAAAGGGCGTCATTTTAACACACGGGAATCACTGGTGGAGTGCGGTTGGTTCCGCCTTGAATTTGGGACTTGTAGCTGAAGATAAATGGTTAGCGTGTGTCCCATTGTTTCATGTGAGCGGCCTTTCCATCCTTATGAGAAGTGTGATTTATGGGATGCCTGTTTTGCTACATGAGCGCTTTAGTCCAGGCGCGGTCAACGATGCGATTAGACAAAAGGGAGTAACCATTGTATCGGTTGTCAGCGCAACGCTGTCACGTATGGTGAACGAGCTGGATGCCGAGGGTTATCCTGATCAGTTCCGCTGTATGTTACTGGGGGGTGGACCGGCCCCGCAGCCGTTACTTGAACAATGCCGGGACCTAGATATTCCTGTCTTTCAAACCTATGGATTGAGTGAAACGGCTTCCCAGATTGTCACTTTGGCTCCTGAATATATGCTGGAGAAACTCGGATCGGCTGGAAAGCCGCTATTTCCCGCTCAATTGAAAATTATCACTTCTCAGGGCGGTGAAGCCCAGCCGTTTGAACACGGTGAGATTGTCGTCAAAGGTCCCAATGTCACCATTGGCTATTATCATCGACCTGATGCAACCAAACAATCGCTACAAAATGGTTGGTTAAAGACAGGAGATGTTGGGTATTTGGATACTGATGGATTTCTGTACGTGCTTGATCGTCGGAAAGATATGATTATCTCGGGCGGTGAAAATATTTATCCTGCTGAAATTGAAAGTGTGTTAACAGCGCATCCTAATATTGAAGAAGCTGGTGTCATTGGTATGGAAGATAATCGATGGGGTCAAGTTCCCGTAGCGTTTGTGGTTCAAAAAGGCAATCATGAAGGATTGGGGTCTCAGGCATTGACGACTTTTTGTCAATCGCATCTAGCATCTTATAAAATTCCGAAAAAATGGGTCATGGTGGATGAACTACCGAGAAATGCGTCAAACAAATTGTTGCGGAGAGAGCTGCAGAAGTTGATTGATTAG
- the menH gene encoding 2-succinyl-6-hydroxy-2,4-cyclohexadiene-1-carboxylate synthase, whose protein sequence is MIIKAMDIHFDVQVHGEGEPLLLLHGFTGSKETWEPFIEQWQSTYQIIAVDLPGHGATITPHDVAYYSMEHTAAALVALMAKLELDAVSILGYSMGGRLALYMALHHPHIIKGLLLESSSPGLKTDEERIERRQRDHTLADWLLDVGIETFVDYWESIPLFHTQRYLDQKQQQDLRETRLQQHPQGLAHSLKGMGTGEQPSLWEPLSHLEIPVYLVVGAWDEKFVDISKAMAQQLSSSILNVVQGAGHAVHVEKSMTFDKIVSEDFYHVIHRKGEQL, encoded by the coding sequence ATGATAATTAAGGCAATGGATATTCATTTTGATGTTCAAGTGCACGGTGAAGGCGAGCCTCTGCTCCTATTACATGGTTTTACCGGTTCGAAAGAGACATGGGAACCGTTCATCGAACAATGGCAATCGACCTATCAAATCATTGCGGTTGATTTACCAGGGCATGGCGCAACGATAACACCGCATGATGTCGCCTATTATTCAATGGAGCACACAGCGGCGGCTTTGGTAGCACTGATGGCCAAGCTTGAATTAGACGCCGTTTCTATTCTTGGCTACTCTATGGGTGGGCGATTAGCTTTATATATGGCCCTGCATCATCCGCATATAATCAAAGGATTGTTACTAGAAAGCAGTTCGCCGGGACTTAAAACCGATGAAGAACGTATTGAACGCCGTCAACGTGACCATACTTTGGCTGATTGGCTGCTAGACGTTGGCATTGAGACATTTGTTGACTATTGGGAGTCAATTCCGCTGTTTCACACGCAAAGGTACCTTGACCAAAAGCAGCAACAAGACCTGCGCGAGACGCGGCTACAGCAGCACCCACAAGGTTTGGCTCATAGTTTGAAAGGTATGGGAACAGGTGAACAACCGTCCTTATGGGAGCCATTGAGTCACTTAGAGATCCCTGTATACCTTGTCGTGGGTGCATGGGATGAAAAATTTGTCGATATTTCTAAGGCCATGGCACAGCAGCTCTCATCATCGATTTTAAACGTTGTTCAGGGGGCTGGACATGCGGTCCACGTGGAAAAATCGATGACATTTGATAAAATAGTAAGTGAAGATTTTTATCATGTTATTCATAGAAAGGGTGAACAGTTATGA
- a CDS encoding YdbC family protein — protein sequence MAEFKFDVVDSFGTLSQAENGWSKQLTIVSWNDREPKYDIRSWSPERKRMGRGVTFSKDELSSLKKLLNNMPV from the coding sequence ATGGCAGAGTTTAAATTTGATGTTGTCGATTCTTTTGGTACCTTGTCACAAGCTGAAAATGGTTGGTCAAAGCAACTCACCATTGTGAGCTGGAATGACCGTGAACCTAAGTATGATATTCGCAGCTGGTCGCCCGAACGCAAACGAATGGGACGAGGCGTAACGTTCTCAAAAGATGAATTATCATCTTTAAAAAAGTTACTTAATAACATGCCCGTCTAA
- the menD gene encoding 2-succinyl-5-enolpyruvyl-6-hydroxy-3-cyclohexene-1-carboxylic-acid synthase, producing the protein MSVHSETLAAFTATFVQQLADSGLRHAVVSPGSRSTPLAVVLKQHPDIKVWMNLDERSAGFFALGMAKAYQKPVILLCSSGTATANYYPAVIEARYSRVPLVVLTADRPHELREVGAPQAIDQVKMYGEHVRWYQDMPLPDDGEITLRFVKSTAMRAVKKSQAAPAGAVHVNFPFREPLMPDIDVAQKYLQPVNQQPGDTTELAGCMPGDASAVISALQSAKRPLLIAGPDQYQQPEDLVQLAENWGIPILADPLSNLRSIDSPWVVSGYDATLRDPGFIQSYPTDCVIRFGAMPVSKPLLKYLERVQPVSYLVIDDSSEWREPTHFVTDMIYTDLPHLLNQIMDKPPEEVCWQDWTEQWLTIDKKVRQTIRTFTTGEKWFEGQVVQSVLEHSAPESVIFAGNSMPIRDVDTFYTKADPSVQIMANRGANGIDGVVSTALGVHAAGGPVTLILGDLTFFHDMNGLMAAKQHGLDMTIVIINNNGGGIFSFLPQASQTEHFEELFGTPTDLDIESVARLYNGTYAVAKGQEDLQAALKQARQGSGLHLIEAIVPGRDDNHKMHQALWQQTNHVIDSLVNPLGDHDDN; encoded by the coding sequence ATGTCTGTTCATTCAGAAACGCTGGCCGCCTTTACGGCCACTTTTGTCCAGCAATTAGCTGATTCAGGGCTTAGACATGCTGTTGTCAGTCCGGGTTCACGGTCCACACCTTTGGCTGTCGTATTAAAACAACATCCTGATATTAAAGTATGGATGAATCTTGATGAAAGATCAGCCGGTTTTTTTGCTCTTGGAATGGCCAAGGCTTATCAAAAACCGGTTATTTTGTTGTGTTCATCAGGAACGGCAACAGCGAATTATTATCCGGCTGTGATTGAAGCGCGCTACTCTCGGGTACCGCTGGTTGTTTTAACGGCGGACAGACCCCATGAACTACGGGAAGTCGGAGCACCGCAAGCGATTGATCAGGTTAAAATGTACGGCGAGCACGTTCGATGGTATCAAGACATGCCATTGCCGGACGACGGTGAGATAACGCTTCGTTTTGTGAAGTCAACTGCGATGCGAGCTGTTAAAAAGTCACAAGCGGCTCCGGCTGGTGCGGTACATGTGAACTTTCCATTTCGAGAGCCGTTGATGCCTGATATCGATGTTGCGCAAAAATATTTGCAGCCTGTGAACCAGCAACCGGGTGATACTACCGAACTTGCTGGCTGCATGCCGGGTGATGCATCGGCTGTAATCTCGGCTTTACAGTCAGCGAAGCGGCCGCTATTGATTGCCGGACCTGACCAATATCAACAGCCGGAAGATTTAGTGCAACTGGCAGAGAACTGGGGCATACCTATATTGGCTGATCCGCTTTCTAATCTGAGGAGCATTGACAGTCCTTGGGTTGTATCCGGATATGATGCAACGTTAAGAGATCCAGGATTTATTCAATCGTACCCAACGGATTGTGTGATTCGGTTTGGGGCGATGCCGGTTTCCAAGCCATTGCTTAAGTATCTTGAGCGTGTTCAGCCGGTATCGTATCTCGTCATTGATGACAGTTCGGAATGGCGGGAACCGACCCACTTTGTGACTGACATGATTTATACCGATTTGCCCCATCTGCTGAATCAAATTATGGACAAGCCCCCTGAAGAGGTGTGCTGGCAAGATTGGACTGAACAATGGCTGACGATTGATAAAAAGGTTCGACAAACGATTCGCACATTCACTACTGGAGAGAAGTGGTTTGAAGGTCAAGTGGTGCAATCGGTTCTTGAGCATAGCGCGCCCGAATCCGTGATTTTTGCCGGTAACAGTATGCCAATAAGGGATGTCGATACCTTTTATACAAAGGCGGATCCGTCAGTCCAAATTATGGCGAACCGCGGTGCCAATGGGATCGACGGTGTTGTTTCAACGGCTTTAGGAGTGCACGCTGCCGGTGGGCCGGTGACCTTGATCCTGGGAGATTTGACATTCTTCCATGATATGAATGGTTTAATGGCAGCCAAACAGCATGGCCTTGATATGACTATTGTCATTATCAATAATAATGGCGGAGGTATCTTTTCATTTTTGCCGCAGGCGAGTCAGACCGAGCATTTTGAGGAGTTGTTTGGGACACCAACCGATCTAGATATCGAGTCCGTGGCCCGTTTATACAATGGAACTTATGCTGTTGCGAAAGGTCAGGAAGATTTGCAGGCGGCTTTAAAGCAAGCCCGGCAAGGTTCAGGTCTTCATTTGATTGAGGCGATTGTGCCCGGCCGTGACGATAATCATAAAATGCATCAAGCCTTGTGGCAACAGACCAATCACGTCATTGATTCACTCGTGAATCCGTTAGGGGATCATGATGATAATTAA
- the queC gene encoding 7-cyano-7-deazaguanine synthase QueC codes for MILSGGLDSTTCMGLAQEAGYDLYPITFHYGQRHDREVKQAERVAEHYQVQEHRIVDISFFSDIGGSALTDTSIPVPETDASDIPSTYVPARNMIFLSLAAAYAEVIGASAIFIGVSAVDYSGYPDCRPEFINSMNETINLATKAGVSDETMSIKAPLMDLTKGDTVQEGLRLNVPYYLTTSCYNGADEACGVCDSCRLRIKGFKDAGAVDPVPYAVDVDWT; via the coding sequence ATGATATTGAGCGGCGGATTGGACAGCACGACATGCATGGGACTTGCCCAAGAAGCTGGCTACGATCTTTACCCTATCACCTTCCATTATGGACAAAGACATGACCGAGAAGTGAAACAAGCGGAACGGGTTGCTGAGCATTATCAGGTCCAAGAGCATCGGATTGTTGATATCAGCTTTTTCAGTGACATTGGCGGCAGTGCCTTAACCGACACATCGATACCCGTACCAGAGACGGACGCGTCAGATATTCCGTCAACATATGTACCAGCGCGCAACATGATTTTCTTGTCACTTGCCGCAGCCTATGCTGAAGTCATCGGGGCATCGGCGATTTTTATCGGTGTCAGTGCCGTTGATTACAGCGGCTATCCCGATTGCCGCCCCGAATTTATCAATAGTATGAACGAGACGATCAATTTAGCAACCAAGGCTGGAGTGAGTGATGAAACAATGTCCATCAAAGCTCCTTTGATGGATCTAACAAAGGGTGACACGGTCCAAGAGGGGCTCCGTTTGAATGTGCCTTATTATCTCACCACATCATGTTACAACGGTGCGGACGAGGCTTGTGGGGTTTGCGACAGCTGCCGCTTACGCATCAAAGGATTCAAAGATGCCGGCGCCGTCGACCCTGTGCCTTATGCGGTTGATGTAGATTGGACCTAA
- the menB gene encoding 1,4-dihydroxy-2-naphthoyl-CoA synthase: MTVEWQTVRTYDEILYEKYEGKAKITINRPRVHNAFTPKTVTELIDAFSRARDDSSIGVVILTGAGEKAFCSGGDQSKRGHGGYVDDEQVPRLNVLDLQRLMRTMPKPVICMVAGYAIGGGHVLHVVSDLTIAADNAVFGQTGPKVGSFDAGYGAGYLARIVGHKKAREIWYLCRQYSAQEAEDMGLVNTVVPLDQLEAETIQWANEILEKSPTAIRFLKASFNADTDGLAGMQQMGGDATLLYYTTDEAKEGRDAFKEKRKPDFDQFPRFP, encoded by the coding sequence ATGACTGTTGAATGGCAAACCGTTCGTACATATGATGAAATTTTGTATGAAAAATATGAAGGCAAGGCCAAAATTACGATCAATCGGCCAAGAGTGCATAATGCCTTTACACCAAAAACCGTCACGGAATTGATTGATGCCTTTTCCCGTGCTCGGGATGACTCCAGTATTGGTGTCGTTATTCTGACAGGTGCTGGTGAAAAAGCGTTTTGTTCCGGCGGTGACCAGTCGAAGCGTGGCCACGGGGGCTATGTTGATGATGAGCAAGTTCCGCGGCTCAACGTACTGGATCTACAGCGGCTAATGAGAACGATGCCGAAACCTGTGATTTGTATGGTAGCAGGCTATGCTATCGGCGGCGGGCATGTGTTACATGTTGTGAGTGACTTGACGATTGCGGCTGATAACGCCGTGTTTGGTCAAACCGGACCGAAAGTCGGCAGCTTTGATGCAGGTTATGGTGCCGGTTATTTAGCAAGAATTGTCGGTCATAAAAAGGCCCGGGAGATTTGGTATCTATGTCGTCAATATAGTGCCCAAGAAGCTGAGGACATGGGCTTGGTCAACACGGTTGTACCGCTTGATCAATTAGAAGCCGAGACGATTCAGTGGGCGAATGAGATTCTCGAAAAAAGTCCGACAGCCATTCGCTTCTTGAAAGCGTCCTTTAACGCTGACACCGATGGTTTAGCTGGTATGCAGCAAATGGGCGGTGACGCAACGTTGCTTTACTATACAACGGATGAAGCGAAGGAAGGCCGGGATGCCTTTAAAGAAAAAAGGAAACCTGATTTCGACCAATTCCCTCGTTTTCCATAA
- a CDS encoding CDGSH iron-sulfur domain-containing protein codes for MSDKPTIKPRDNGPLVVSGDVTLVDAEGNEFETKKTYSLCRCGRSDNKPFCDGSHKEGFESVVRAEE; via the coding sequence ATGTCTGACAAACCTACGATTAAGCCAAGGGATAATGGTCCGCTTGTTGTTTCGGGCGATGTGACCCTTGTCGATGCTGAAGGTAATGAATTTGAAACGAAAAAAACGTACTCGCTTTGCCGCTGTGGCCGGTCTGACAACAAGCCATTCTGTGACGGTTCACATAAGGAAGGTTTTGAATCAGTCGTTCGTGCCGAAGAATAG
- a CDS encoding metallophosphoesterase family protein, translating to MNVIVLADTHMPKRAQLLPEFLAPYLREADLIIHAGDWQTRELYDELRSYAPVEGVAGNVDTADMIERLGYQKRLIHQGYQIGLVHGHGEKGTTERRAYEAFVDDPPDIIIFGHSHIPYLRYHRKTLMFNPGSPTDKRRMPYFSFGVLSLGETFSAEHIFFKG from the coding sequence ATGAACGTCATTGTTTTGGCAGATACCCATATGCCTAAGCGGGCACAATTGTTGCCTGAGTTTTTAGCTCCTTATTTGCGAGAGGCTGATTTAATCATCCATGCGGGTGATTGGCAAACAAGGGAGCTTTATGATGAGCTGCGGTCATATGCCCCTGTGGAAGGTGTTGCCGGAAATGTAGATACGGCCGATATGATTGAGCGTTTGGGTTATCAAAAACGACTGATCCATCAAGGGTACCAAATAGGTTTGGTGCACGGACATGGTGAGAAAGGAACAACCGAGCGGCGCGCTTATGAAGCTTTTGTTGATGACCCTCCTGACATCATCATTTTTGGCCACTCTCACATTCCTTATCTTCGTTATCATAGGAAAACGTTAATGTTTAATCCGGGTTCGCCCACTGACAAACGCCGTATGCCTTATTTTTCATTCGGCGTCTTATCTTTAGGTGAAACATTCAGTGCGGAGCATATATTCTTCAAAGGCTGA
- a CDS encoding isochorismate synthase → MTTTQSKDLQSLLEEAHNRSQMLQKPILVSYVTDHYSVNPLAFFAHSKEINVNRRMYWSEGEALTIIGSGCCFELTAKGDDRFESIASQYQVLLADAQQTSADVSNGTGPVLLGGSSFWSEYASAEQTTWRHFPEAAFFIPQFLLTQKYEATTLTINVAISPSDDVQAKKQILDEELNQLLNDELEIESGAHDIHMNESDIEGWKHAVVHATDKIEEGGLDKVVLSRDATATFNETVTAEAVVKNLEATQKDCFIFAIERDGDCFLGATPERMIRKQGSDLDTTCLAGTIARGTDDEEDDRLGNALLNDDKNVMEHQFVVDMIKGAIEKDCQSVQVPHRPVLYKNKHVQHLYTPITATINEDRSILNLVGSLHPTPALGGTPRDRALAVISELENYERGWYGSPVGWLDAAGNGDFAVAIRSGLLKDKQATLFSGCGIVADSEPESEYKETGLKFKPMLTALGGV, encoded by the coding sequence ATGACAACAACTCAGTCAAAAGATTTGCAATCGTTACTAGAAGAAGCCCATAACCGTTCACAGATGTTGCAAAAACCTATTTTGGTCAGTTATGTCACTGACCATTATTCCGTAAACCCCTTGGCGTTTTTTGCCCATAGTAAAGAAATTAATGTTAACCGCCGTATGTATTGGTCTGAAGGTGAGGCACTTACAATAATCGGAAGCGGCTGCTGCTTTGAATTGACAGCAAAAGGTGATGATCGTTTTGAGTCGATCGCTTCCCAATATCAAGTCTTATTGGCTGACGCTCAGCAAACGTCAGCGGATGTGTCTAATGGGACAGGCCCCGTTTTATTAGGGGGATCCAGCTTCTGGTCTGAATATGCTTCTGCCGAACAGACAACGTGGCGTCACTTTCCAGAAGCCGCTTTTTTCATTCCACAATTTTTATTAACTCAGAAGTATGAAGCGACAACACTAACCATTAATGTGGCTATCAGTCCAAGTGATGATGTCCAAGCAAAGAAACAAATACTGGATGAAGAGCTTAATCAACTTCTGAATGATGAACTGGAGATTGAATCCGGCGCTCATGACATTCACATGAATGAAAGTGACATTGAAGGATGGAAGCATGCTGTTGTTCATGCAACGGATAAAATTGAAGAGGGCGGACTAGATAAAGTTGTGTTATCTCGAGATGCGACAGCGACATTTAATGAGACGGTCACCGCGGAAGCCGTCGTTAAAAATCTCGAAGCGACGCAAAAGGACTGTTTTATTTTTGCGATTGAAAGGGATGGCGATTGTTTTCTAGGTGCCACACCGGAACGCATGATTAGAAAACAAGGCTCAGACCTTGACACTACATGTCTAGCCGGAACCATTGCCAGGGGAACGGATGACGAAGAAGACGACCGTTTGGGCAATGCATTACTAAACGATGATAAGAATGTCATGGAACATCAATTTGTTGTTGATATGATCAAAGGTGCCATTGAGAAAGATTGTCAATCTGTTCAGGTACCTCACCGGCCTGTTTTGTATAAAAATAAGCATGTTCAACATTTATACACGCCTATTACGGCAACGATTAATGAAGACCGATCAATTTTAAATCTTGTTGGGTCGTTGCACCCGACACCAGCTTTGGGCGGAACGCCAAGAGATCGGGCACTGGCTGTGATATCAGAACTTGAAAACTATGAACGTGGTTGGTATGGATCACCAGTAGGATGGCTTGATGCCGCTGGCAATGGTGATTTTGCCGTCGCGATCCGATCAGGACTATTAAAAGACAAACAAGCGACATTGTTCTCAGGTTGTGGGATTGTTGCTGATTCCGAACCAGAAAGTGAATATAAAGAAACAGGTCTTAAATTTAAACCGATGTTAACAGCTTTGGGAGGTGTGTAA
- a CDS encoding 1,4-dihydroxy-2-naphthoate polyprenyltransferase, which produces MSEPNQWVIEKNKGWKVWWQLMRPHTLTASFIPVILGTALALPESGFEIGLFIAMMVASLLIQAATNMFNEYFDFKRGLDTEESIGIGGTIVRDGVSPKTVLYLGYSFCLVAILIGVYICMQSSWWLALIGLVCMMTGYLYTGGPYPIAYTPFGELISGIFMGSFLVLISFYIQTGQVTTSSILISIPSALLVGGIMLANNIRDLESDCDKGRQTLAILLGRRQAINLLSGLFVFSYIWIVALIITSAESIWMLLVLVSVPKAFQAAKSFKQQTQKLQMMLAMKSTAQTNTMFGGLLSLGLIIDYIIR; this is translated from the coding sequence ATGAGTGAACCAAACCAATGGGTTATTGAGAAAAATAAGGGGTGGAAAGTATGGTGGCAGTTAATGCGTCCTCACACCCTCACAGCGTCATTCATTCCCGTCATTTTAGGAACAGCTTTGGCTTTGCCCGAATCGGGGTTTGAAATAGGTCTATTTATAGCAATGATGGTTGCTTCATTACTCATACAGGCAGCTACAAATATGTTTAATGAATATTTTGATTTCAAACGCGGATTGGATACTGAAGAATCCATAGGCATCGGCGGGACGATTGTCCGTGACGGTGTATCACCTAAAACGGTCCTGTACTTAGGTTATAGTTTTTGTCTAGTCGCTATATTGATCGGTGTCTATATTTGCATGCAAAGCAGTTGGTGGCTTGCTTTGATCGGCCTTGTATGCATGATGACTGGCTATCTTTATACAGGCGGGCCTTACCCTATTGCTTATACACCGTTTGGAGAATTGATCTCCGGGATTTTCATGGGATCATTTCTTGTCCTCATTTCATTTTATATACAAACCGGCCAGGTCACGACGAGCAGTATTCTCATTTCCATTCCTAGTGCGCTCTTGGTCGGAGGGATCATGCTGGCGAATAACATCCGCGACCTAGAAAGTGATTGTGATAAAGGGCGACAAACACTCGCGATCCTATTAGGACGGCGACAAGCCATTAACTTACTTTCAGGATTATTTGTTTTTTCCTACATATGGATTGTTGCCCTGATTATTACAAGTGCTGAATCCATTTGGATGTTACTTGTATTAGTCAGTGTCCCTAAAGCTTTTCAAGCGGCAAAGTCTTTCAAGCAACAGACGCAAAAACTACAGATGATGTTGGCGATGAAATCCACCGCCCAAACGAATACAATGTTCGGCGGGCTACTATCATTAGGACTGATCATTGATTACATCATCCGCTAG